The DNA sequence TGTTCGGTTGCTCCGACATATCGATCAGATGCCGCAATTGGGCACGCATGACGTCGCGATCGCCGTACGGGCGGCGCAGCGCCGCCTCGTCGAGAACGGCGTGGAACGTCGGGGCGCGCTCCGAGACGAGGGCCTTCTGGCGCTCCAGCCGGAGGGCCACCCGGCGGTCGACCTCGGCGGGCGAGGCTCCGCGCATCCCGCGCGAGACGACGGCGTGGGCATACGCCTCGGTCTGCAACAGCCCGTGCACGAACTGCACTTCATAGATACGAATGAGGGAGGCCGCACCCTCCAGACCGATGTACGTCTGGAACCAGCCGGGCAGGACGTCTCCGTAACTGTGCCACCAGCCGGCCACGTTGGCCTCACGGGCCAGACCGAGGAGGGAGTCGCGCTCCGCCTCGTCCGCGACTCCGTAGAGCGTGAGCAGGTCTTCGACGTCCCTGGCCTTGAAGCTCACCCGTCCCAACTCCATGCGGCTGATCTTCGATTCGGAGGCCCGGATCGAGTAGCCGGCCGCCTCACGGGTGATTCCGCGCGACTCCCGCAGCCTCCTGAGCTGAGAGCCCAGAAGGATGCGCCGCACCACCGATCCACTCGACTCGCCTGCCGACACTGGTCCGATCCTCCCCATCGCTTCCCCTGGCATCCGGAGCCCCCCAACCCCGACTGCCGGATTCTGCCACCAAACGCTTCAGCCCGTACTCATTCGATTACGGAAATGGGAAGACGTTTAGGAAGCTCCCGAAACTGGCCTCGGGAAGAAATACCCCGGAACCACCACGGTATCGGGCAGGTCCGGCACGTGCACGTGCATCTGCCCTTGCATCTGCCCTGCGCATTCGGAACCATGGTCCTCGCGCACCTGCGTGCTCGTGTTGTGCCGCTGTACCCCCCGCAGTACCGCTTACAGGCAGTGCCGCTACAGCCGCGAATCCCGGGAGTGCCTCGTATGGGGACGAATG is a window from the Streptomyces sp. MMBL 11-1 genome containing:
- a CDS encoding helix-turn-helix domain-containing protein is translated as MSAGESSGSVVRRILLGSQLRRLRESRGITREAAGYSIRASESKISRMELGRVSFKARDVEDLLTLYGVADEAERDSLLGLAREANVAGWWHSYGDVLPGWFQTYIGLEGAASLIRIYEVQFVHGLLQTEAYAHAVVSRGMRGASPAEVDRRVALRLERQKALVSERAPTFHAVLDEAALRRPYGDRDVMRAQLRHLIDMSEQPNITLQVMPFSHGGHAGESGSFTMLRFPESDLSDIVYLEQLTSALYLDKPEEVAQYEKAMTGLTQDSPTPEDSRDLLRGLLQLA